One Corvus moneduloides isolate bCorMon1 chromosome Z, bCorMon1.pri, whole genome shotgun sequence genomic window carries:
- the LOC116438255 gene encoding phospholipid-transporting ATPase ID-like yields MSLFGLKFGKKKLKEEERQLQANNRDFNLQFEYANNSIKTSKYNFFTFLPLNLFEQFQRIANAYFLFLLILQLIPQISSLAWFTTVVPLVLVLAVSGVKDAIDDFNRHKSDKHVNNRPVQVLINGMLKEQKWMNVQVGDIIKLENNNFVTADLLLLSSSEPHSLTYIETAELDGETNLKVKQALTVTAELGEDLQKLTEFNGEIRCEAPNNKLDKFTGTLTLRGEKYALDNEKMLLRGCTIRNTEWCFGLVIYAGPDTKLMQNSGKTTFKRTSIDRLMNVLVLVIFAFLALMCLILAIGNGIWEHDKGYYFQVYLPWAEGVNSAPYSGFLMFWSYVIILNTVVPISLYVSVEIIRLGNSFYIDWDRKMYYPLNDTPAQARTTTLNEELGQIKYIFSDKTGTLTQNIMCFNKCSINGKSYGDVYDMSGQRIEINENTEKVDFSYNPLADPKFAFYDHSLVEAVKLNDVPTHRFFRLLSLCHTVMPEEKKEGNLVYQAQSPDEGALVTAARNFGFVFRARTPETITVVEMGETKIYKLLAILDFNNVRKRMSVIVRSPEGDLTLYCKGADTILYELLHPSCNSLKEETTEHLNEFAGEGLRTLVVAYKSLEEDYFQDWIRRHHEASTALEGREDKLSELYEEIEKDLMLLGATAIEDKLQDGVPQTIETLAKANIKIWVLTGDKQETAMNIGYSCNLLNDDMEDVFVIEGSTSDDVLNELRNARKKMKPDSFPDSDEINIQFQKSSKNQIILPDEQANGMYGLVITGHSLAYALEGNMELELVRTACMCKVVICCRVTPLQKAQVVELVKKYKKAVTLAIGDGANDVSMIKTAHIGVGISGQEGMQAVLSSDFSFAQFRYLQRLLLVHGRWSYIRMCKFLKYFFYKNFAFTLVHFWYGFFSGFSAQTVYDEWFITLYNLVYTSLPVLGMSLFDQDVDDHWSMVFPQLYVPGQQNLYFNKVVFVKCMLQGVYSSLILFFIPYGAMYNTVRSDGKAIADYQSFALMAQTCLLIVVSVQIGLDTSYWTVVNQFFIWGSLSVYFAITFTMYSDGMYLIFTASFPFIGTARNTLSQPNVWLAIFLSITLCVLPVVGFRFLKAQLKPTPSDKVLLKIKEAKKRPPPPSPKRRLRRTSTRRSGYAFSHQHGFGALIMSGRNMRPKSPFATTGTFSPNSDKYKHKGL; encoded by the exons aACAATTCAATTAAAACATCGAAATACAATTTCTTCACTTTCCTGCCTCTCAACCTGTTTGAACAGTTTCAGCGAATAGCCAATGcttactttcttttcttactgATTTTGCAG TTGATTCCTCAGATTTCCTCACTGGCCTGGTTTACAACAGTCGTGCCCttggtgctggtgctggctgtATCAGGAGTCAAGGATGCCATTGATGATTTT AATCGACACAAAAGCGACAAACATGTCAACAACCGCCCAGTCCAGGTCCTCATCAATGGCAT GTTAAAGGAGCAAAAATGGATGAATGTCCAAGTGGGGGATATAATAAAGCTGGAAAACAACAACTTTGTGACA GCTGATCTCCTGTTGCTGTCAAGCAGTGAGCCGCACAGCCTGACGTACATTGAGACAGCTGAGCTGGATGG TGAAACAAACCTGAAGGTGAAGCAGGCACTGACAGTCACTGCAGAGCTTGGAGAAGATCTGCAAAAGCTGACAGAGTTCAATG GAGAAATCAGATGTGAGGCACCAAATAACAAACTGGATAAATTCACAGGAACTCTTACTCTTCGAGGAGAGAAGTATGCCCTGGACAATGAGAAGATGTTGCTGAGGGGCTGTACTATCAGGAACACAGAGTGGTGCTTTGGACTTGTTATTTATGCTG GGCCAGACACGAAACTCATGCAGAACAGtggaaaaacaacttttaaGCGAACAAGCATTGATCGGCTCATGAATGTCCTTGTGTTGGTG atctttGCATTTTTAGCATTGATGTGTCTCATCCTAGCCATTGGCAATGGTATCTGGGAGCATGATAAGGGCTACTACTTCCAGGTCTatctgccctgggcagagggTGTCAACTCTGCCCCCTACTCCGGCTTCCTCATGTTCTGGTCATATGTGATCATTCTAAACACCGTGGTACCAATTTCACTCTACGTCAG TGTGGAGATTATACGCCTGGGTAACAGTTTCTACATCGACTGGGACCGTAAAATGTATTACCCGCTGAATGACACACCAGCTCAGGCCCGAACCACTACACTCAACGAAGAGCTGGGACAGATCAAGTACATCTTCTCAGACAAGACAGGAACTCTCACCCAGAACATCATGTGTTTCAACAAGTGCTCCATCAATGGCAAATCCTACG GTGATGTGTATGATATGTCTGGGCAGAGGATAGAAATAAATGAG aacacagaaaagGTTGATTTCTCATACAACCCATTAGCCGACCCAAAGTTTGCCTTCTATGACCACAGCCTGGTTGAAGCCGTGAAGCTGAATGATGTCCCAACACACAGGTTCTTCCGGCTGCTCTCACTTTGCCACACAGTGATGccagaggagaagaaggaag GTAACTTGGTGTATCAAGCACAATCTCCTGATGAGGGAGCCCTAGTCACTGCTGCCAGAAACTTTGGATTTGTGTTTCGGGCTCGCACACCGGAGACCATCACTGTCGTGGAAAtgggagaaacaaaaatatacaaaCTTCTGGCCATTCTTGATTTCAACAATGTTCGCAAGCGAATGTCTGTGATTG tgCGGAGTCCAGAAGGTGACTTGACTTTGTACTGCAAGGGGGCTGACACCATTCTTTATGAACTGCTTCATCCATCCTGCAACTCTCTCAAAGAGGAGACCACAGAACACCTGAAT GAGTTTGCTGGAGAAGGCCTGAGGACACTCGTGGTGGCCTATAAAAGCTTGGAGGAAGATTACTTTCAGGACTGGATCAGGCGTCACCATGAAGCAAGCACTGCCTTGGAAGGACGGGAAGACAAACTGTCAGAGTTATATGAAGAGATTGAAAAAGACCTAATG CTGCTAGGTGCCACAGCCATCGAGGACAAGCTACAAGATGGGGTCCCACAGACAATTGAGACTCTTGCCAAAGCCAACATCAAGATATGGGTTCTCACTGGAGATAAGCAAG AGACAGCAATGAATATTGGATACTCCTGCAACTTGCTGAATGATGACATGGAAGATGTTTTCGTTATTGAAGGCAGCACATCTGATGACGTACTGAATGAGCTGAG gaatgcaAGGAAAAAGATGAAGCCAGACTCCTTTCCGGACAGTGATGAAATCAACATTCAGTTTCAAAAATcttcaaaaaaccaaataattttacCTGATGAGCAAGCAAATGGCATGTACGGTCTGGTTATCACTGGCCACAGCCTG gctTACGCGCTGGAAGGGAAcatggagctggagctggtgagAACTGCCTGCATGTGCAAAGTGGTGATCTGCTGCCGGGTGACTCCCCTGCAGAAGGCCCAGGTGGTGGAGCTGGTGAAGAAGTACAAGAAGGCTGTGACCCTGGCAATCGGAGACGGCGCCAACGATGTCAGCATGATCAAAA CTGCCCACATTGGGGTCGGCATCAGTGGCCAGGAGGGGATGCAGGCAGTCCTGTCCAGTGACTTCTCCTTTGCACAGTTCCGCTACCTGCAGCGCCTGCTCTTGGTCCATGGGCGGTGGTCCTACATCCGCATGTGCAAGTTCCTCAAGTACTTCTTCTATAAGAACTTTGCCTTCACCCTGGTGCATTTCTGGTATGGCTTCTTCTCTGGCTTCTCAGCACAG actgtcTATGATGAGTGGTTCATTACACTGTACAATTTGGTATATACCTCCCTCCCAGTGCTAGGAATGAGTCTCTTTGATCAG GATGTGGATGATCACTGGAGCATGGTGTTCCCTCAGCTATATGTGCCTGGCCAGCAAAACCTCTATTTTAACAAGGTGGTGTTTGTCAAGTGCATGTTGCAAGGGGTCTACAGTTCCCTCATCCTCTTCTTCATCCCCTATGGGGCCATGTACAATACAGTGAGGAGTGATGGGAAGGCCATTGCTGACTACCAGTCCTTTGCTCTGATGGCCCAGACCTGCTTACTGATCGTGGTGTCTGTACAG ATTGGCTTGGACACCTCTTACTGGACAGTTGTCAACCAGTTCTTCATCTGGGGCAgcctttctgtttattttgctaTCACCTTCACCATGTACAGTGATGGCATGTACCTGATCTTCACAGCCTCCTTTCCCTTCATTG GTACGGCTCGGAACACCCTCAGCCAACCAAACGTGTGGCTGGCTATCTTCCTTAGCATCACCCTCTGCGTGCTGCCGGTGGTTGGCTTTCGATTCCTGAAGGCTCAGTTAAAGCCAACTCCCAGTGACAAA GTGCTGCTGAAGATCAAAGAAGCCAAAAAGCGGCCCCCTCCACCCTCACCCAAGCGACGCCTGCGCCGGACCAGCACCCGCCGCTCTGGCTACGCCTTCTCTCACCAGCATGGCTTCGGAGCACTCATCATGTCTGGGAGAAACATGCGGCCAAAATCACCTTTTGCCACAACAGGAACATTTTCACCAAATAGTGACAAATATAAACACAAAGGATtgtaa